In one window of Notolabrus celidotus isolate fNotCel1 chromosome 15, fNotCel1.pri, whole genome shotgun sequence DNA:
- the zgc:162816 gene encoding D-threo-3-hydroxyaspartate dehydratase produces the protein MEGEPISALFTPALVVDVDKVKKNAQRMIDRCRRMGVQLRPHMKTHKTLECADIMTGGSRRCVVVSTLAEACFYADHGFDDILYAYCLPFDKVERCAALSERLDLFQVLLDHPDALKQLKQRPLKDGRLWHVWLKLDCGNGRAGVLHSEPEALRLAQAIAETEGVELTGVYAHCGNTYYCRGVEQIQAAAQETTSLTLQFMEKLKAVGITCKSSIGSTPSCSHPVKDMEQLSEVHPGNYVFYDVQQSVIGSCSLEDVAVRVLTRVIGHCPHRNQLLIDCGWAGISLDGAGKLPTGYAMIEGHPSLKLLSMTQEHGRVEPISGPLDFSKYPLGSMLTLIPYHSCATAMMHSEYHLHSEGRLLGKWKPTRGW, from the exons ATGGAAGGAGAGCCAATCTCTGCTCTGTTTACCCCTGCTCTGGTGGTGGATGTGgacaaagtgaagaaaaatgCCCAGAGGATGATTGACCGCTGTCGGAGGATGGGGGTTCAACTTCGACCCCACATGAAGACACACAAAActct TGAGTGTGCTGACATCATGACTGGTGGATCACGGCGATGCGTCGTGGTTTCGACACTGGCAGAAGCCTGTTTCTATGCTGACCATGGATTTGATGACATCCTGTATGCATATTGTCTTCCCTTTGATAAG GTGGAGCGCTGTGCAGCCTTGTCAGAGAGACTCGACCTCTTCCAGGTTTTACTCGATCATCCTGACGCTCTGAAGCAGCTCAAACAGAGACCATTAAAAGACGGTCGACTGTGGCACGTCTGGCTGAAACTGGACTGTGGTAACGGGAGag ctgGTGTCCTTCACTCTGAGCCCGAAGCACTCAGGTTGGCTCAGGCCATCGCTGAGACAGAGGGCGTGGAGCTAACAGGAGTGTACGCTCACTGTGGGAACACCTACTACTGCAGAGGGGTGGAGCAGATACAGGCTGCTGCGCAGGAAACCACCAGTTTAACCTTGCAGTTCATGGAAAA ACTGAAGGCTGTTGGTATCACCTGTAAGTCCAGCATCGGCTCCACCCCTTCCTGCAGTCACCCGGTCAAAGACATGGAGCAGCTCAGTGAGGTCCATCCTGGAAACTATGTCTTCtatg ATGTGCAGCAGTCTGTGATTGGCTCGTGCAGTCTTGAGGATGTGGCTGTGAGAGTTCTGACCAGAGTCATCGGACACTGTCCTCACAGGAACCAGCTCCTGATCGACTGTGGATGGGCGGGAATCAG TCTAGACGGGGCTGGAAAACTTCCCACTGGATATGCTATGATTGAAGGACATCCCAGCCTCAA GTTGTTGTCAATGACTCAGGAGCACGGGAGAGTGGAGCCCATCTCAGGACCACTGGACTTCAGCAAATATCCTCTGGGCTCAATGCTCACGCTGATCCCTTATCAT TCCTGTGCTACTGCGATGATGCACTCTGAGTACCACCTGCACTCTGAGGGCCGCCTCCTGGGAAAGTGGAAGCCAACACGTGGGTGGTGA
- the col6a2 gene encoding collagen alpha-2(VI) chain: MLGLKVVVLCLLSGALTHGQTTCRKKNECPIDIFFTIDTSETIALQEPPPGSLVDSIKEFVKKFVKRLEAAEYRGAVMINWNVGGLHFSQTQVEISSIGTKENFLSNVETKLGRDKYLGKGTYIDCALTNMTQMMMRSPTSPPVVRFAVVITDGHVTGNPCGGIKVAAEKARDEGIRLFAVAATKSLEETGMKEIANSPASVYRDEFLAVDLTGGRAVIQDRTIDRIIKTMQHVAYEECYSESCLETEGPPGPQGHRGQKGAKGDNGDPGLKGDRGGPGDPGIEGPIGQPGVKGAPGYLGDKGEIGTQGKKGVGGIPGRNGTDGQKGKIGRIGAPGCKGDPGDRGSDGHPGEVGERGSPGTDGDKGDAGRPGRSGPPGLSGVDGPKGERGSPGAPGTPGTKGNPGTPGTAGLRGAPGRRGDYGPKGSQGSPGTKGDRGENGPEGPRGFPGEEGSKGTKGDNGLPGPRGQPGGPGEPGRNGTRGDPGDAGPRGAPGTAGPKGDNGRPGFSYPGPRGPSGERGEKGNRGPRGSRGDCGHKGDPGNKGTPGISGEPGPDGEPGQRGVRGELGRDGDPGPSGDPGLTECDVMNYIRETCGCCDCEKRCGALDIVFVIDSSESVGLTNFTLEKNFVINTINRLGSLAKDSQADSGTRVGVVQYSHSGTFQAIRLDDPKIDSLSAFKDAVKRLEWIAGGTWTPSALKFAYDNLIRDSRREKANVTVVVITDGRFDPRDDDSLLNYLCSDPSVDVSAIGIGDMFDQIEENESLKSISCQRDNRVMGMRRFSDLVAEEFIDKIEHVLCPDPVIVCPDLPCKSEPALASCVQRPVDVVFMLDGSERMGLENHRRAKEFIENVANRLILAKSSTDDRNARFALLQYGSPAEQRVEFALTHNITVISDSLAGVTYMDSSSALGSAIIHAVNNLVIPQRGDRLARRNAELAFVFITDGITSSEQLEEGVSAMRRAEGVPTVIAIGSDTDEEVLRRVSLGDTSAIFRGVDYNMLNKPSFFERFVRWIC; the protein is encoded by the exons ATGCTGGGGTTAAAGGTCGTCGTGCTCTGTCTTCTGTCTGGAGCCCTGACTCACGGCCAGACAACATGCAGGA AGAAGAATGAGTGTCCCATAGACATATTCTTCACAATCGACACATCAGAGACCATCGCCCTGCAGGAGCCTCCACCTGGATCTCTGGTGGACTCCATCAAG gaaTTTGTAAAGAAGTTTGTGAAGCGTTTGGAGGCTGCTGAGTACAGAGGAGCTGTGATGATCAACTGGAACGTAGGAGGGCTTCACTTCTCTCAGACACAAGTGGAGATCAGTAGCATCGGAACTAAGGAGAATTTCTTAAGT AATGTGGAAACAAAACTTGGTAGAGACAAGTATCTGGGTAAGGGCACCTACATTGACTGTGCCCTCACCAACATGACCCAGATGATGATGCGCTCACCAACATCGCCCCCAGTCGTCCGGTTCGCAGTGGTCATCACTGACGGCCATGTGACTGGAAACCCGTGCGGAGGCATCAAAGTGGCAGCAGAGAAGGCTCGAGACGAGGGCATTCGGCTGTTTGCTGTTGCGGCAACAAAAAGCTTAGAGGAGACAGGGATGAAGGAGATCGCCAATTCTCCTGCATCGGTCTACAGAGATGAGTTCTTAGCTGTGGATCTGACTGGGGGCAGAGCCGTCATCCAGGATAGAACCATTGACCGCATCATCAAGACCATG CAACATGTGGCATATGAAGAG TGTTACAGTGAATCCTGTCTGGAGACAGAAGGGCCCCCTGGTCCTCAAGGCCACAGAGGACAAAAA GGAGCTAAAGGAGACAACGGAGATCCAGGTCTGAAAGGAGACAGAGGTGGTCCAGGAGACCCTGGTATTGAGGGTCCCATCGGTCAGCCTGGTGTCAAG GGAGCGCCAGGTTACTTGGGCGACAAG GGAGAGATTGGAACTCAGGGGAAAAAG GGTGTAGGAGGTATCCCAGGACGCAATGGGACAGATGGACAGAAG gGTAAAATTGGACGGATTGGTGCTCCTGGCTGCAAAGGAGACCCAGGCGACAGA GGTTCTGATGGTCATCCTGGAGAGGTCGGTGAACGAGGATCCCCTGGAACTGACGGAGATAAG GGTGATGCTGGTCGTCCTGGAAGATCTGGTCCTCCCGGCCTGTCTGGAGTAGATGGACCAAAG ggagagagaggaagtccCGGGGCACCTGGCACCCCTGGAACGAAAGGAAACCCA gGAACCCCAGGAACTGCAGGATTAAGAGGAGCACCA ggaaggagaggagactaCGGGCCAAAGGGTAGTCAGGGGTCACCAGGAACAAAGGGAGACAGG ggtgagaatGGGCCGGAGGGCCCGAGAGGGTTTCCAGGTGAAGAAGGAAGCAAAGGAACAAAG GGAGACAACGGTCTTCCTGGTCCCAGGGGACAACCAGGCGGTCCAGGAGAGCCAGGGAGAAAT GGGACCAGAGGAGACCCTGGTGATGCAGGACCAAGAGGAGCACCTGGAACAGCTGGACCAAAA GGAGACAACGGCAGACCTGGCTTTAGCTACCCTGGACCTAGAGGACCATCA ggtgaaagaggagagaagggaaACCGTGGACCTCGTGGTAGCAGGGGAGACTGTGGTCATAAGGGTGATCCTGGAAACAAAGGAACTCCAGGAATTTCA GGCGAACCAGGACCTGATGGTGAACCTGGCCAAAGAGGAGTAAGAGGAGAATTAGGACGTGAT GGAGACCCTGGCCCTTCAGGAGATCCCGGCCTCACT gAATGTGATGTCATGAACTACATCAGGGAAACTTGTGGCTGCTGTG attgtGAGAAACGCTGTGGAGCCCTGGACATCGTGTttgtgattgacagctcagaGTCAGTGGGTCTGACCAACTTCACCCTGGAGAAGAACTTTGTCATCAACACAATCAACAGACTGGGATCTCTTGCGAAAGACTCACAGGCAGATTCAG GCACAAGAGTTGGAGTTGTTCAGTACAGTCACAGCGGAACCTTCCAGGCCATCCGGCTTGATGACCCAAAGATTGATTCACTGTCTGCTTTCAAG GATGCAGTGAAGCGTTTGGAGTGGATCGCTGGAGGAACGTGGactccatctgctctgaagTTCGCCTATGACAACCTGATCAGAGACAGCCGCAGAGAGAAAGCCAACGTCACCGTGGTCGTCATCACTGATGGACGCTTTGACCCCAGAGATGATGACTCACTGCTCAACTACCTCTGCAG TGATCCCAGTGTTGATGTGAGTGCCATTGGTATCGGGGACATGTTCGACCAGATCGAGGAGAATGAGAGCCTGAAGAGCATCTCCTGTCAGAGGGACAACAGAGTGATGGGCATGAGGCGCTTCTCAGACCTGGTGGCCGAGGAGTTCATTGACAAGATTGAACATGTCCTCTGCCCag ATCCTGTCATCGTTTGCCCTGACCTCCCATGTAAATCAG AGCCTGCCTTGGCTAGCTGTGTTCAGCGGCCTGTTGATGTGGTGTTCATGCTGGATGGTTCTGAGAGGATGGGACTGGAGAACCATCGCAGGGCCAAAGAGTTCATTGAGAACGTGGCTAACCGTCTCATTTTGGCCAAAAGTAGTACAGACGACAGGAATGCCCGCTTTGCTCTACTGCAGTACGGCAGCCCTGCAGAACAGAGGGTGGAGTTCGCGCTAACACACAATATCACGGTGATATCAGATTCACTGGCAGGGGTCACCTATATGGACTCCTCTTCTGCTCTTGGCAGTGCCATAATCCATGCTGTCAACAATCTGGTGATTCCACAG cgGGGAGACCGCTTGGCTCGGCGTAACGCTGAGCTGGCCTTCGTGTTCATCACTGATGGCATCACGTCCAGCGAGCAGCTGGAGGAAGGCGTGTCAGCCATGAGGCGAGCAGAAGGCGTTCCCACAGTCATCGCCATTGGATCAGACACAGATGAAGAGGTGCTGCGGAGGGTGTCGCTAGGGGACACGTCAGCCATCTTTAGAGGAGTTGATTACAACATGCTGAACAAGCCATCGTTCTTTGAGCGCTTTGTCCGCTGGATATGCTAG